The genome window ctgctgaacatagacctcccccaatgatttccaccgtttatgctcagaatgccaacttctcaaaatgccaaccGCTCGCAAAAAGACAACTTGtcgaaatgccaacttctcatATGACAACTTACAATTGTAGTGAATGCAGGAGCAGAGAATGCtaccacaaataataaaaataattaaaaagtccatatattaatattaaatatggAAGTCCTACACTTACTTCTTCCACACGTCATCAGTTTCTACAGTGTAGACCATGGTCCTTCAAGCCGGATTATAACGAATACTgttccataaaaaaatatttaataagattattattcaccgttcggctatcgtggcttcatattataatttaaactaTGTTCAAGGTGGTATCATATGTGATACATAAGATCAGCTTATTTATGTTAAGGAAATTGGcggaaaaatatatttcttaaGTTTGAGTTTGTATACGAAACTGGCGatttaaaaaatcatattattttatactagcggccgcccgcgacttcgtacgcgtggatcccgttttaccctcttagggatggagttttataaaatccattcttagtgagcacctacgttctaaaaggaacccccatgcaaaattctggtctcctagcacttgtagtttctgagatttcgtgatgggtgagtcacgcccgtattcacaaacgatgcttgcttaagtgaagcagcaaatcgaacgcacagcgttgaatagtgctctgtgattggttcgtgtgtcaccctgtgcgtccacgcgcactgtgagacctcttaggcccagttttttgattcgtagttaaaataaccaatagtcaaatttgacagatgtcaattttttcgaacaatggttgaCTTTTGGtacatttttaactattagtttacattttgttaatatttaaccattagtagcaaactttaacaattagttattttaactgcGAATCAAAAAACAGGGccttagtaatgtttgtgaatacgggcgtcagtcaatcagtgacctttcgattTATAGATATTTTGTATTACAGTCGTCGACTCCTGCCAAGCAAAAGTCGACTCTATTCGAAGGCGATTCGGAACCAGAGTTGTTTGCAGAGCAGGCCAAGCCTGCGCCTACACAAGACACTACGAGGCCCGAAGTTGAAAATGTCAAGGTACGAATAGAAACTACTAGGTTCTTTATTCGCCTAGGCGCAGaacaccgacttttagttggccgatagttgggcccgattttaatttgtatacgAATCGGCAGATACAAAATCGGCggaatgtgcgcactttcatacatctccatacggatcaacagcccgaccacagaataataataagtactacgtacagaagttttacttcgctcaggtattttaaaaaatgtatgctcaatgtcattaacaatatggtgtaatttagcctgtctcaagagtcaagcaccattttgttgacaaacgtcagtgatcggcactgcgccgaagctatagggctgacttcggtaaaatgatgtgacgtgaggtgccaaactgcggaaaatggcggaggaaatacatgatttagcacatttagcatgaattatcatgaataatattaactccTTATTTAcatctcagtgtcttgaggcaacttaaaaaagtacattctgtgtttttattattatttaggcagttaaatactgcacagtatttagtacactagtttaggccatcgtgcgtgttttgttttcgatgtaaactcgcggagatgaacaggcctggcccgacccaactatcggccaactaaaagtcaatggtctgcgcctaggctaataaAGAACCCagtcctcctatgttcttatgattaatttgatttcgttgcggatccaatgacagttttactttcccccgggacaaacttgacctccactggttgggttattggcggtcaagctgtagatcctggctacacaggagttgcagcggtgtgaATAGTCTCGTAgtaaaaaaatgttgcaatTTTTACAGAAACCGATCGGCGGAATATCTCTCTTCGGCAACACGAGAGGCGCCGAGAGCATTGGAGCCGCCATCTTGCGACGAAACCAACGAACTTCGTCCTCCGACGACGAAACTAACGACGAACCACCGAAAGAACCAGAAACGACATCAAATAAGCAAGAAAAAGATATCTTTGATGACTTATTCGCCAAATCCGAGAAAGAACAGAAGAGAAATGCAAAGAAGATAGAAGAGAAGATAAAAAAAGAAGTAGAAAAGCCTAAAGCTAAAGTAGATTTGTTCAGTGATAACATATTCGATGATATAGATGATATTTTCACTACAAATGTGAATACAGTTAAAAAGGATgcagataataaaaaaacactgtTCGGTGACGACGAAGACTTATTTTCAGATGTTGCAgttacaaaaaaatcaaaagtagATAGCAAAAATGTGGCTGATAAGAATAAAAGTATATTTGATAGTGATGATGACCTTTTTTCCGAGAACACAGCTAAAAAACCAGAGAGTAAACCTGCTAAAGAAGTTGCAAagcctggcaacactggcagtaATGTTTTAGAGGACGAAATCGATGATTTGTTCACTAAACCTAGAGTCAAAAATGATACAACTGTCGATGACGTAACTAGAGAACTTGCAAATAATAAAATGCTCAATAACgatagaaataaaactaaaatagataATAATCTTAACGATCTTAATAAAACGGAAGCAGCTACGAACATGCATACTAGTGATAAAAGCAAAACTGCAGCTAAATCAatatttgatgatgatgatgaaaacgatGATCTATTCGGCAGTACTACCACAAAGTCTTCAATAAGTGAACAGAATACATTAAGTAATTCTCAAACTCAGAGTTTCAAAAGCAAAGATCAAAAATCATCACTTTTCGAAGACGTcagcgatgatgatgatgatgatttgttcGGTACAAAACTTCCCGAAGATAAAGGAAATAAGAATTCTATAAATAACAGTGATAACACAAGAAGTAATGCAATCGAGGCAAATCCAATTGAAAATTCATCAGTTTTTAATGATGAGGAAACAGATAACTTATTTACTAATACCACAAAGCAAGAAAATGTTAACAATGAAAAGAATCGATTAATAAATCAAGAGAGAAATGAGTCAATAACCAATAAACCAAAGAAGGAATCAGACACTGAGATACAAAATAAGCAATCATTATTCGATGATGAAGAAGAATCAATTTTTGAAAGCAAAAAACCAGTTCAAACTAAACCCAAACCAGATATTCTTAGAAAACCAGTAGCTTCCAGAAACAACAATAATATGGCTAAAGTACTTGATAATGATAAAAATGTACAAGATACAAATGATAATATAAAGTATATTCAACAAGAACCAAATACAACTCTATCTAGTGTTAAAGGTATTGCAGAAGTAACATCCAAATGGGCAGAAAAGGATCCACTTACGACATCAGATCATAAAATAACTATGGAAAAAGAAGATACTAAATCTAGGTCCCAAAAAACTGAACAGAATACAAGCATTACAAAGAAAATTGAGTCTGACCCTATAGAAGAAAAAGAATCAAAATTACCAGTAATAGGAGAAATTCAAAGTAACAATGATAAAGTTGATTCTTTTTTGGCAGAAGCAGACTCAGAAATACCGCCTCCTATGGACACCGTAGATGATTTGAAAGATGATGATATTTTCGCTGACCAACTAAATGACGTTCCAACTACAAGCGATCCAGTGTTCACGCCCAATGTATTCGACGATATCTTCAGCGAACCGCCGGCTTTCGAGAAATCTAAAGAACCTAAAAGAAGTAAGAACATTAATGCTCTATTCGATGATGATTCTGAAGACGAGGCTTTGTTCTTCAAGAAAAATGAACCGGTTGTTGATGAAAAACCGGAATTGGGCCCTGAAGTTAACAGAGACGCACTATTCGGTATATTCCACGATGAACCACCCGCTATTGATGTCGATTTCACTCAGAAACCAACAAAAAGCAATCTCAATGATGATTTTCTAAATACAGACTCGGACGATGATTTGTTTAGTACTCCTAAAGCTGTAACTTCAGATACCGCTGTGAAATCATTTGAGAACGTCCCAAAATTGCCAACTTTAGATGCTAAAACTGAAAAACAGCCACCAAAAGAAGAAATGgcattaaataaagaaaaacctTCGATTTTGGACCCAAAACCTCATATAGAAAAACCCAAACCTCTATCAAAAGAATCTCAAAAAGACACTACAGATGGAGAACCGAAGAAAGTGGGTAAACTGAAAACTATGAATTTCAACATAGATGTCAGCACTCTGCTACCTGGTGCGTCCCCTAAGAAAAAGGCGTTGGATCAAATAGATACCAAAAGTACCGATGATTTACTCAAAAAGGAAAGTAAAAAGTCTTTGGAACAAACAGACGGGCAGATATTCACCAAAAGCAGCGAAGACTTGCACTCTAAAGAGAAAATTGAGCCAGTTATGGTTAAATCTGTGAGTTTCGAAGGCGAGCCGGATTCTCAAGTGCTAGACAACAAAATATCCAAAGAAAGAGCAAAGATACAAGTCAAAAGGCGACCCAGCACAAGAAGAGCTAGGAAAGAAGCTGTTAGAAAATCCGCTATAGACTTTGGCGATGATTCGACTGATAATTCTAGTTCTATAGACGACGTGTCTAAAGGAATACCTAAAGTTGATTCACAAATAGAGGATTATAAAGAACCAGAGAGCTTGAAGGAAGTAAATATAGACTTTGAGGACAGTATATCGAAGTTTGATGATTTGGACACGCTCAAAACTGATATAGAGACACAATTACCTAAAACTAGCGATATACTTGCCAAATCCGAAGAGTTACCATCCGTAGAAGTGAAATTTGAGACTGATTTAGAAAGAAGTACTGATATTGTCGATTCAAAAATAAAAGGTGAGGAAAAACCTGATAATTTTGAGCCTAAAATTGAAGACTCCAATAAAAGCCTATTTGAAACTGTCAAAGACAAGGAAATCTCTGGTCATTTTGAGCATATAACTCCAGACTCCAATAAAAACCTATTTGAAACTGTCAAAGACAAGGAAATCCCTGGTCTTTTTGAGCCTAAAACTCAAGACTCCAATAAAACCCTCGTTGAAAATACCACAGACACGCCAAAAGACAATTCTGCTACAGATTTGAAAGCAGAAGTGAAAGATACTGATACAGAATCTCCAACTCAAGTCGAAATCAAAGCCGAACCAAAATTGGAATCCCCTAAAACTGTAACATCCAAAATAGTATACATTTTAAACGACGAAGACATTTTCTCTGCCCCTGCCGAAACAAAACCACCTCGTATGGACCTTGACGATGATAATCTATTTAAAAACATAGGAAGTTCTTCTAAAAACACTGAAGAAGTAGCCAATATAAGTACACTAGGAAATGCTTATAAAGATACACAACCAAAAACGACTATTGACAAAAAGGGCGATAATAAGAAATCATTATTTGACGACctaagtgatgatgatgatgaactgttcaataaaaataagaaagtcgCGACCAAACAGAAAAGTATACTTGATTCTGACAGTGAAGAAGATTTGTTCGGCGGGAGAAAGAGTAAGCAAGATACTAAAACAGTTGTGAGCGAGACGAAAGATACAAAAGCTGTGAAAGATGTGAAAAGGGTTGAGGTGAAGAGCTCTCTGTTTggtgatgaagatgatgatgatgatgatgatttgtttGGAGCTAAAGTCAAAAGCAATCCTGGTAAGTTATaacctatttttttatatctttaCCTTATGAGTTGTGGGTAAACTAGATTTATTCTTAAAATTCCGAATCCATTTTAAAATCTCATCGTTTCAATTTtacactcaaaaataaaagcaatttGCAGATTTTTTGAAAATATCCAACTCTATAAAACCCTTTTGATTTTTCTTTATTCCTTTTTTGGGACTTTTAAGAGTTGCCATAATTTGGACCTTTTACTCAAATGATGGGAGAATACAAATCAATTCCAAAATTTTCTTTTTAGCTACCACTGCTCAACCCACAAGGTCGGCGAAAGAAGTATCAACCAAAACAGCAGAACCAGTCTTCGACGATCCATTGTCTATGCTGGGCGACAATGATGACTGAACGAGGAATATGTTTTGGCCTATTTGTGCAATGTAAGATATTCAGTCAATGTGTTGACTTTGCGATTGAACTAAACCAGACCCAGACTGCAATTTAGTATAATTTACTGTAATTATTTGgtcgttaaattaaaaaatgagtATTTGACGCCGCcgatcaattgacgtactttttgtTTGTTGTAAAAATGCGATTATTCCATACATTTTGTGTGACCATGACGTCACTACTTTACCAACTCAATAgatatatttttatcaattcaaaattaattaaaaattttaatttaccgctaattaagtttttaagatcaGCATGGTGTTCTTTAGAAAAGTTGGATGTTGGTTGGAAAAGAAATGATTGATAATTGGTGTCAAATAtctaattaaaattacatataATTATACTAACATAGTTCTTACAGTAAaacttaaagttattttaacatTCATAATTTGATCGAATTTGTTCACGCTTAAACATTCcatgttattaatattttattaatcgtGTAAATAATCTTGCTAATTGTTATTGTCGCTTGAAACTATTTGATAAgagattattattgttatattttttgttgatattttttCTTCTATCCGAAGAttttagttgttttgttattaatcTTGGTTTTTGAGTATGATAAAAATTACGAATGGTTGAAGAAAAGTTCACTAGTTGTAACTCaagttatttttactaaaatattttaatacaatgcGATAACCTAGTTTTTTTATCGACTACTTCAAAACCCATGTAGTCATTACATCATTGTCTTTGTGCATGCTACTGTTACTTAAAGCTAaacataatcataaaaaatTAAGGATGCTTCACAGttgaaaaaacataattatgttgacatattatgtaatgtaaaaaatattaatttctaaTACCTATTGAATGTGTCAATGGAACTTAAAaaaacgttttaaaattatcattCATTATCaccttaaaaatacttaaattaaaaataagtaaacaattATTTTACAAGTGCATTTAATGATATCATTTGTTAATGTTACACGGTCACTAATTAGAACAAAACTTTAACTTAGCTGTAGTTAAGAAtgtgttacattatttttataaataaaaatgtttaataactatttattaatagacatatttgatagttacatgaaatttattgcaatattaaagtattgaattagcaaataatgttttaaatcgATGCAGTGTGCCTAAAATAAAAACGCATTATATTCTTGTATGTTGAAATTATGTTTGATATAataaatgttatgaatttctaTATCTTTTTCTTATTTGCCACTACCTATTACATGTTTTTAGACTAGTTTTTTATTCCTTCTGATGCGATATAATTTTTCTTGCTAGGAAACTGAAAACGCCCTTAAGTTTTTGTACCTAAAAATCTTGCTGTGCAGTATACTGtatgtactatcggggactcggacgccttgacaccttaagggcctaaattgtttgcacacacacgctcgattatgctacgcccccgttcattcatgtttcgggtctaagcagcgtcggcgcaccactgtagatgtttgccctagcaaaccaagctctatgtaaagcgtttaggattgagtattgcttattacccgcatccgtagcgctcgtttggcaacgtcgcattttagtcaatttgaaacccagtaaagaatcgctacaaaatattatatggggcttcgtgtaaaatttgaactagcgattgcccgctcgggtcacaaaattggtatcgcacattgtaactgtgcaatttcccgagaaaaaagtagccctttctataattattgttgatattaagagtgtaaatctcatgatattagtttagctagttaaggcgagaaatacaaaatcatacagttactttcgaattttacttatttaataggtatttaatttattcggaacttataatttatttaaaacaatatgttattgaattaattagtaaagagttaaggaata of Ostrinia nubilalis chromosome 29, ilOstNubi1.1, whole genome shotgun sequence contains these proteins:
- the LOC135085783 gene encoding WASH complex subunit 2, which produces MDANTASLRSAAPQWSLAGDKQLLDILQNIHQSLVTRCQEVNRKLDEMVLALDGASVDLQNVNNKFMALSNTQFIESRVYDDDVDIAAQEPPKEVPKAPLSESEVLLLKRSIAHVAAAHDTLEILASDSDDDEDARMVLKPKDMYAHRPLPYVIGSQAWRNKWHAGLHPEDSDSDSSMSKQDRENEEFSDSEPEMTLSQPARAQHEREESTASSELPSEQDIGSVPAATIKPSPSDIAAELARRLGGQQAQIPVQEPEYSPPNPTTRKVYRVEQPTPGTIFSDEPPPLDCQIEQDDDTPEEDDDIFAELHKNKPYSHSNKDQSRTAEELFSGLREEYDGDVFSDFKDTQSSTPAKQKSTLFEGDSEPELFAEQAKPAPTQDTTRPEVENVKKPIGGISLFGNTRGAESIGAAILRRNQRTSSSDDETNDEPPKEPETTSNKQEKDIFDDLFAKSEKEQKRNAKKIEEKIKKEVEKPKAKVDLFSDNIFDDIDDIFTTNVNTVKKDADNKKTLFGDDEDLFSDVAVTKKSKVDSKNVADKNKSIFDSDDDLFSENTAKKPESKPAKEVAKPGNTGSNVLEDEIDDLFTKPRVKNDTTVDDVTRELANNKMLNNDRNKTKIDNNLNDLNKTEAATNMHTSDKSKTAAKSIFDDDDENDDLFGSTTTKSSISEQNTLSNSQTQSFKSKDQKSSLFEDVSDDDDDDLFGTKLPEDKGNKNSINNSDNTRSNAIEANPIENSSVFNDEETDNLFTNTTKQENVNNEKNRLINQERNESITNKPKKESDTEIQNKQSLFDDEEESIFESKKPVQTKPKPDILRKPVASRNNNNMAKVLDNDKNVQDTNDNIKYIQQEPNTTLSSVKGIAEVTSKWAEKDPLTTSDHKITMEKEDTKSRSQKTEQNTSITKKIESDPIEEKESKLPVIGEIQSNNDKVDSFLAEADSEIPPPMDTVDDLKDDDIFADQLNDVPTTSDPVFTPNVFDDIFSEPPAFEKSKEPKRSKNINALFDDDSEDEALFFKKNEPVVDEKPELGPEVNRDALFGIFHDEPPAIDVDFTQKPTKSNLNDDFLNTDSDDDLFSTPKAVTSDTAVKSFENVPKLPTLDAKTEKQPPKEEMALNKEKPSILDPKPHIEKPKPLSKESQKDTTDGEPKKVGKLKTMNFNIDVSTLLPGASPKKKALDQIDTKSTDDLLKKESKKSLEQTDGQIFTKSSEDLHSKEKIEPVMVKSVSFEGEPDSQVLDNKISKERAKIQVKRRPSTRRARKEAVRKSAIDFGDDSTDNSSSIDDVSKGIPKVDSQIEDYKEPESLKEVNIDFEDSISKFDDLDTLKTDIETQLPKTSDILAKSEELPSVEVKFETDLERSTDIVDSKIKGEEKPDNFEPKIEDSNKSLFETVKDKEISGHFEHITPDSNKNLFETVKDKEIPGLFEPKTQDSNKTLVENTTDTPKDNSATDLKAEVKDTDTESPTQVEIKAEPKLESPKTVTSKIVYILNDEDIFSAPAETKPPRMDLDDDNLFKNIGSSSKNTEEVANISTLGNAYKDTQPKTTIDKKGDNKKSLFDDLSDDDDELFNKNKKVATKQKSILDSDSEEDLFGGRKSKQDTKTVVSETKDTKAVKDVKRVEVKSSLFGDEDDDDDDDLFGAKVKSNPATTAQPTRSAKEVSTKTAEPVFDDPLSMLGDNDD